One window from the genome of Microbulbifer sp. ALW1 encodes:
- a CDS encoding bifunctional protein-serine/threonine kinase/phosphatase, producing the protein MNTTCETITVPDSDQQASNSENLEFATATECGQRAYNDDAVAIYRATGSDLRYRGSLAAIADGVGSAEAGGAAARAAVSGFISDYYSTPDSWSVKQAAARVLHALNGWLYRQSGGADEVQRGWLTTFSAVVFKGSTAHLIHIGDSRIYRLRDGNLECLTRDHSRTLGPGRTFLSRALGMDAHIEVDYRQEPLEAGDLYCVTTDGIHDFLPIQQFRQLLLDHQLEAAQPLMAAALDNGSKDNLSLALCRVNMLETLEADDVMLATSQLPFPPPLQPGNKIDDYEVLQELHASSRSYLYLVRDLDSDELRALKAPSENFSDDPAYIERFIAEEWTGRRLEHPAIVKVFPPRKERKFLYHVMEYVDGQNLRQWMQLNPQPPLDQVRNLVQQLVSALRRLQRLEIVHGDLKPENIMVDSSGRLKLIDLGGANAAGLQELLRYQDSAPPGSKNYCAPEYFFSDAASHRSDIFSLGVIAYEMLTGHYPYKERFGSNHYQLKNYASLRYISARRQREDLPDWIDGALRRACAPDPKNRYPALSEFVHDLSTPNKKFASGEKPPLMERNPLLFWQTVAILAILSHLLYFL; encoded by the coding sequence ATGAACACCACCTGCGAAACCATCACTGTGCCCGACTCCGATCAACAGGCTTCCAATTCCGAAAACCTGGAATTTGCTACGGCCACCGAGTGTGGGCAGCGCGCCTACAACGACGACGCGGTTGCGATCTATCGGGCGACCGGGAGTGACCTGCGATATCGCGGTTCCCTTGCGGCGATTGCGGATGGGGTGGGTAGTGCCGAGGCGGGTGGTGCGGCGGCGCGGGCTGCGGTGAGTGGGTTTATTTCCGATTATTACAGTACGCCGGATTCCTGGTCGGTGAAGCAGGCGGCGGCGCGGGTTCTGCATGCGCTGAATGGTTGGCTGTACCGGCAGAGCGGTGGTGCGGATGAGGTACAGCGGGGTTGGTTGACGACTTTCTCTGCGGTGGTTTTCAAAGGCTCTACGGCCCATCTGATTCATATCGGAGATTCGCGGATTTACCGGCTGCGGGACGGCAACCTGGAGTGCCTGACCCGGGATCACAGTCGCACGCTGGGTCCGGGGCGGACGTTTTTGAGTCGCGCGCTGGGAATGGATGCGCATATTGAGGTGGATTACCGGCAGGAGCCGCTGGAAGCGGGCGATCTGTATTGTGTAACCACCGATGGCATTCACGATTTTCTGCCCATCCAGCAATTTCGCCAGTTACTGTTGGATCACCAGCTGGAGGCGGCGCAGCCATTGATGGCGGCAGCGCTGGATAACGGCAGCAAGGACAATCTGAGCCTGGCGCTGTGCCGGGTGAATATGCTCGAGACACTGGAGGCGGACGATGTGATGCTGGCGACGAGCCAGCTGCCTTTCCCGCCGCCCCTGCAACCGGGTAACAAGATCGATGATTACGAGGTGTTGCAGGAACTGCACGCGAGCAGTCGCAGTTATCTTTATCTGGTGCGGGATTTGGATTCCGATGAGCTGCGCGCATTGAAGGCGCCATCGGAAAACTTCAGTGACGATCCTGCCTACATCGAGCGGTTTATCGCCGAGGAGTGGACCGGGCGCCGGTTGGAGCACCCGGCCATTGTGAAGGTGTTTCCACCGCGCAAGGAGCGCAAGTTTCTTTATCACGTAATGGAGTATGTGGACGGGCAGAATCTGCGACAGTGGATGCAGCTGAATCCGCAACCGCCGCTGGATCAGGTGCGCAATCTGGTGCAGCAACTGGTCAGCGCCCTGCGTCGCCTGCAGCGACTGGAAATCGTGCACGGGGATCTGAAGCCGGAAAACATTATGGTGGATTCCTCCGGTCGCCTGAAACTGATCGATCTGGGGGGCGCCAATGCGGCAGGGCTGCAGGAGTTGCTGCGCTATCAGGACAGTGCACCGCCGGGCAGCAAGAACTACTGCGCACCGGAATACTTTTTCAGTGATGCCGCCAGTCACCGCTCGGATATTTTCTCCCTCGGCGTTATTGCCTACGAGATGCTCACCGGTCACTACCCTTATAAGGAACGCTTCGGCAGCAATCACTACCAGCTGAAGAACTATGCCAGCCTGCGCTATATCAGTGCGCGCCGCCAGCGGGAAGATTTGCCAGACTGGATTGACGGTGCCCTGCGCCGGGCCTGCGCGCCAGACCCGAAAAACCGATACCCGGCTCTGTCGGAGTTTGTGCACGATCTCAGTACGCCGAACAAAAAGTTCGCCAGCGGGGAGAAGCCACCGTTGATGGAACGCAATCCACTGCTGTTTTGGCAGACGGTGGCGATTCTGGCGATTCTTTCCCACCTGCTGTACTTCCTCTGA